The following coding sequences lie in one Cryptococcus gattii WM276 chromosome L, complete sequence genomic window:
- a CDS encoding Laminarinase, putative (Similar to TIGR gene model, INSD accession AAW45003.1) yields MISSTAATVLGLVLTSVGVQASTPLVRTYQGDSFFDRWTYYGHYDNTTNGDAIFANKSVATSTPELTYVTSDGSAIIRVDNSSTVQYNYKRDTVKITSTDSYPVGSIWVLDAVHLPYGCSVWPAFWSYGAGATWPEDGEIDVIEGVNMGFSNQMALHTEEGCSIGSSGSSFSGIINDTSCYYEDNDNSGCGVTDTNAASYGAAFAAAGGGVFVTELAESGIYIWFFSRSDIPDSISNADNEIDTSNLGTPSAYWGADTCDITKFFGDQSLVFDITLCGDWAGQSSILASTGCSALSGSDTCYTTYVLNASNYDTAYFEINSLKVYSNGSSSSSSSDSSSSSAPSTHGFSALGWLLASVMGVSALVGMI; encoded by the exons ATGATCTCATCGACAGCAGCGACGGTATTGGGACTGGTTTTGACGAGCGTGGGAGTTCAAGCCTCCACCCCTCTTGTCAGGACTTACCAAGGAGACTCATTTTTTGACCGATGG ACTTACTATGGCCACTACGACAATACCACCAACGGTGATGCTATC TTTGCCAATAAATCCGTAGCCACTTCCACTCCCGAGCTCACATATGTGACGTCTGATGGCAGTGCCATCATCCGGGTGGACAATTCTTCCACCGTCCAGTATAATTACAAGAGAGATACCGTCAAAATCACCTCTACTGACAGCTACCCCGTTGGATCCATATGGGTTCTCGATGCCGTCCACTTACCATATGGATGCAGTGTCTGGCCTGCATTCTGGAGCTATGGTGCAGGTGCGACATGGCCTGAGGATGGTGAAATCGATGTTATTGAGGGCGTGAACATGGGGTTCTCTAATCAGATGGCTTTGCATACCGAAGAAGG ATGTTCCATAGGATCTTCAGGTTCCTCCTTCTCCGGTATCATTAACGATACTTCATGCTATTACGAAGACAACGATAACTCTGGCTGTGGCGTTACTGATACCAATGCTGCTTCTTATGGAGCCGCCTTCGCTGCCGCCGGAGGTGGTGTCTTCGTCACCGAGCTCGCTGAGTCTGGGATTTACATTTGGTTCTTTAGCCGTTCCGATATTCCTGATTCTATCAGCAATGCCGATAACGAGATTGACACCAGCAATCTGGGTACTCCCAGCGCTTACTGGGGTGCCGACACCTGTGACATTACCAAGTTCTTTGGTGATCAATCTCTTGTCTTTGACATTACTCTT TGCGGTGACTGGGCTGGCCAATCTAGTATCCTTGCTTCTACCGGCTGCTCTGCTTTGTCTGGTTCGGACACTTGCTACACCACCTATGTGCTCAACGCTAGCAACTACGACACTGCATAC TTTGAGATCAACAGCTTGAAGGTTTACTCTAACGGAAGCTCCTCCAGCTCAAGCTCTGACTCTAGCAGCAGCTCAGCCCCCTCCACCCACGGCTTCAGTGCCTTGGGATGGTTGTTGGCGAGTGTTATGGGCGTGTCTGCTTTGGTTGGGATGATTTAG